One Phycisphaerae bacterium RAS2 DNA window includes the following coding sequences:
- the yvzB gene encoding Putative flagellin YvzB produces the protein MGLTVTNSNTLSLLNILNKTSSAQSDTLAKLSTGYRVNKGSDDPAGLIAIQSLNSELVSVDAALSNSARAKSMLDVADGSLKEISSLLTQVQTLAAASVSSGGLSGAELAANQAQIDNAITAIDRIVRTSSFNGKNLLDGAQSIRATASDPTKVSDVRVYSRPSQDSTQSFAVNVTTAGTVASATLTTVSAASLGDAQFTVTGSLGTATITVADADTFAEIRDKIIAAASETGVSASISGSELHLQSRDYGSSKFVSASLISGDTDFANVSRTNGTNAVVTVNGQQAFVDGLKVSYNSNGTSGDFTLTTTGNVAGSAGNVNIDGGGATFQLGTSSNTRSTVGLNSLYSHDLGDSISGYLNTIKSGGANDLSTDANKALEIAKKAISQVATAQGRIGGFTKFQVESSVNSLNATKEGLTAARSTVRDIDFAVETAELSRQNVLLQSALSLLGVANQQSGQILSLLR, from the coding sequence ATGGGACTCACCGTAACGAACTCAAACACCTTGTCGTTGTTGAACATCCTCAACAAGACGTCGTCGGCGCAATCCGACACCCTGGCCAAGCTCTCCACGGGCTACCGGGTCAACAAGGGCTCCGATGATCCCGCCGGGCTCATCGCCATTCAGAGCCTCAACTCCGAACTCGTTTCGGTCGACGCCGCGCTGTCCAACAGCGCTCGCGCCAAGTCGATGCTCGACGTGGCCGACGGCTCGCTGAAGGAAATCTCCAGTCTGTTGACGCAGGTTCAGACCCTGGCCGCCGCCAGCGTCAGCTCGGGCGGTCTGTCAGGCGCTGAATTGGCCGCCAACCAGGCCCAGATCGACAACGCGATCACGGCCATCGACCGAATCGTTCGCACATCGTCGTTTAACGGCAAGAACCTGCTCGACGGTGCGCAGTCGATCCGCGCGACCGCCAGCGACCCGACCAAGGTCTCGGACGTGCGCGTTTATTCTCGCCCGTCGCAGGACTCGACCCAGAGCTTCGCCGTCAACGTCACGACCGCGGGCACCGTCGCCTCGGCCACACTGACAACGGTCAGCGCCGCTTCACTCGGCGACGCGCAGTTCACCGTGACCGGCTCGCTCGGCACCGCCACCATCACCGTCGCCGATGCCGACACGTTCGCGGAAATCCGCGACAAGATCATCGCGGCGGCTTCGGAGACCGGCGTCTCGGCGTCGATCTCGGGCAGCGAGCTGCACCTCCAGAGCCGCGACTACGGTTCGAGCAAGTTCGTCAGCGCGTCGCTCATCAGCGGCGACACGGACTTCGCGAACGTCTCACGCACCAACGGCACCAATGCCGTTGTGACGGTCAACGGCCAGCAGGCCTTCGTCGACGGCCTGAAGGTTTCCTACAACAGCAACGGCACCAGCGGTGACTTCACGCTTACCACGACGGGCAACGTGGCCGGCAGCGCGGGCAATGTGAACATCGATGGCGGTGGCGCGACGTTCCAGCTCGGAACGAGCAGCAACACGCGGTCGACGGTCGGCCTGAACTCGCTCTACTCGCACGATCTGGGTGACAGCATCAGCGGTTACCTGAACACGATCAAGAGCGGTGGTGCCAACGACCTGTCCACCGACGCCAACAAGGCACTGGAAATCGCTAAGAAGGCGATCAGCCAGGTCGCCACGGCGCAGGGCCGCATCGGCGGTTTCACCAAGTTCCAAGTGGAATCGTCCGTCAACAGCCTTAACGCCACGAAGGAAGGGCTCACGGCCGCCCGAAGCACTGTCCGCGACATCGATTTCGCGGTCGAGACGGCCGAGTTGAGCCGACAGAACGTGCTGCTGCAGTCGGCGCTCTCGCTGTTGGGCGTCGCCAATCAGCAGTCGGGTCAAATCCTGTCGCTGCTTCGGTAA
- the csd gene encoding putative cysteine desulfurase: protein MDRLYADNAATSFPKPPEVARAIQAYAGQLGASAGRGAYREALETGEILAETRRRLARLIHATAPEQVIFTFNCSGALNLAIKGLLNAGDHVVATRMEHNSVLRPLHALADAGTVNVDYVRADATTGLVDPADVLAAVTPRTRLVCVVHASNVTGAMNDVAAIGPALRKKNVPFLVDAAQTAGHVPIDVQRDGIDLLALPGHKGLLGPLGTGALYIRPGLESHIRPIIEGGTGSVSELPRQPEHLPDKYEAGSHNAIGIAGLGAALAWIEQRTVAALHQHGAELSARFLEQVRDTRGLSIFGPRDPARRVPVFSLRVDGMDPAEVAAVLETEFGILARSGLHCAPFAHETIGTHRYGGTTRLSLGPFNTPADVDRITAALREIAVAAAPV, encoded by the coding sequence ATGGACCGACTTTACGCCGACAACGCCGCGACAAGTTTCCCCAAGCCGCCCGAGGTCGCGCGCGCGATACAGGCCTATGCCGGACAGCTCGGCGCGTCGGCCGGCCGCGGAGCTTATCGCGAAGCGCTCGAAACGGGCGAAATCCTCGCCGAGACACGCCGACGGCTGGCGCGGTTGATCCACGCCACCGCACCCGAACAGGTGATCTTCACATTCAACTGCTCCGGCGCGCTGAACCTCGCCATCAAAGGCCTGCTGAACGCCGGCGACCACGTCGTCGCCACGCGCATGGAGCACAATTCCGTGCTGCGACCGCTGCACGCCCTCGCCGATGCGGGAACCGTCAACGTGGACTATGTGCGGGCGGACGCGACAACGGGGCTGGTCGATCCGGCCGACGTGCTGGCAGCCGTCACGCCGCGAACCCGGTTGGTTTGCGTGGTGCATGCCAGCAATGTGACCGGGGCAATGAACGACGTCGCGGCAATCGGGCCGGCCTTGAGAAAGAAGAATGTGCCCTTCCTGGTCGATGCCGCGCAGACCGCCGGGCACGTGCCGATCGACGTGCAACGCGACGGCATCGATCTGCTCGCGTTGCCGGGGCACAAGGGACTGCTCGGCCCGCTCGGCACGGGCGCGCTCTACATTCGCCCCGGCTTGGAATCACACATTCGCCCGATCATAGAAGGCGGCACCGGCTCGGTCAGCGAGCTGCCGCGTCAGCCCGAGCACCTGCCCGACAAATACGAAGCCGGCAGCCACAACGCAATCGGCATCGCGGGTCTCGGTGCGGCGTTGGCGTGGATCGAGCAGCGCACCGTCGCGGCGCTGCACCAGCACGGCGCGGAGCTGTCTGCGCGGTTCCTCGAGCAGGTACGCGATACAAGAGGATTGTCGATTTTCGGGCCGCGCGACCCCGCCCGGCGCGTCCCGGTTTTCAGCCTTCGCGTCGACGGCATGGACCCCGCCGAAGTCGCCGCGGTGCTGGAGACCGAGTTCGGCATCCTCGCGCGGAGCGGGCTGCACTGCGCCCCGTTCGCCCATGAGACAATCGGCACCCACCGTTACGGCGGAACGACGCGATTGAGCCTCGGACCGTTCAACACCCCTGCCGACGTGGATCGAATCACTGCAGCCTTGCGCGAAATCGCCGTGGCGGCGGCCCCCGTTTAG
- the tag gene encoding DNA-3-methyladenine glycosylase 1 encodes MAKVKRAARPRPTGAVNVDDGRRRCKWAATDSMLAAYHDREWGAPIRTDSGHLERMALEVFQCGLSWKIVLVKRDALRDRFDGFDVQRVARFDKRRIERLCNDAAIIRNRAKIEATVSNARVFLELAEQHGSYVKWLKGLDASTPRAIAALYPLFRTTFKFMGPETTKCYLMGMGKIAAAHDKGCWRA; translated from the coding sequence ATGGCGAAGGTGAAACGGGCGGCTCGCCCGCGACCGACGGGCGCGGTCAACGTGGACGACGGCCGCCGGCGATGCAAGTGGGCGGCGACCGATTCGATGCTGGCGGCGTATCACGACCGCGAATGGGGCGCGCCGATCCGCACGGACTCGGGGCATCTGGAGCGGATGGCGCTGGAGGTGTTCCAATGCGGCTTGAGCTGGAAGATCGTGCTGGTGAAGCGCGATGCATTGCGCGATCGGTTCGACGGGTTCGATGTGCAGCGCGTGGCGCGGTTTGACAAGCGCCGCATCGAGCGGCTGTGCAACGACGCGGCGATCATCCGCAATCGCGCGAAGATCGAGGCGACCGTGTCGAACGCGCGGGTGTTTCTGGAGCTGGCGGAGCAGCACGGGTCGTATGTGAAATGGCTCAAGGGGCTGGATGCGTCAACCCCGCGGGCCATCGCGGCGCTGTACCCGCTGTTTCGCACAACCTTCAAGTTCATGGGGCCGGAGACGACGAAGTGCTATCTGATGGGCATGGGCAAGATCGCGGCGGCGCATGACAAGGGCTGCTGGCGGGCGTAG
- the betC gene encoding Choline-sulfatase — protein MTIAAQPAETRRPLARTAGSAAAAFLGLLVPFAILRGLTLPRALVFNTSLRPDMLWPALPSYLLCDALAAAAVTVLLWPVWRFIAHPNRRVRWFAAISNGVLLTFIVMVTAIQYRVWREVGFFPNLETLRRFAGPGSPFLQSARSFTDVATIGELALVLILPSLIALAARWMPRTATVISLLVFIAAAASLLVDVDPPARALAAHPSLRLFRSSSPPAELRDHDVSDEPPSLASVAGHASHPPCTLPQVLTTPPHRSIVLVVLESTADQYLFPGGQARFPNLARIAQHAIRLPRYYAPSGTSNPSMFNLLTGRHAVPAEEWWDTPRDRAANALPHLLAAAGYESAFFMSGCFRYFFDEPLYRGMGWTVCVDGDELAREHDIPNALRDPSGHCVDDAVSLLDALHFIDERLEKNTPTFTVLYTGLPHMPYDFLTDSPHAIHRGEGLTAFQRYENQLAYVDALIGRLHEHLFERRFFERGLLVITGDHGEAFGQHANNYVHGAHLFDENTRVPLLIAHPAITAQTCETPASHIDFAPTLLQLAGVAAAARMDGRSIFAAERPAMIFLSAAHNELKLGAVDWPYKAIHLLAAERTMLFNVADDPGETRDLAGATPELAARYRRWIKSFRYHYLTPDRLKNLPPAEQHYWNGRQAMATGASPSLAVGYFREALALRPDYTEARLALAECFFRLGEHCQRSKRTDEAAMQFNEALRLNPDHKEARAALGTLRAD, from the coding sequence GTGACTATCGCCGCCCAACCAGCCGAGACACGCCGCCCGCTCGCCCGAACCGCGGGCAGCGCCGCGGCCGCCTTCCTTGGATTGCTGGTTCCCTTCGCGATTCTGCGCGGCCTCACGCTTCCTCGCGCCCTGGTATTCAACACGAGCCTCCGCCCCGACATGCTCTGGCCCGCACTGCCGAGCTACCTGCTCTGCGACGCGCTCGCCGCGGCCGCTGTGACGGTTCTGCTTTGGCCGGTCTGGAGGTTCATCGCCCATCCAAACCGCCGCGTTCGATGGTTCGCAGCCATTTCAAACGGCGTGCTGCTCACGTTCATCGTCATGGTGACGGCGATTCAATATCGCGTCTGGCGTGAGGTCGGGTTCTTTCCCAATCTCGAAACGCTGCGCCGCTTCGCCGGGCCGGGCAGCCCATTCCTGCAATCGGCGCGATCCTTCACCGACGTTGCGACAATCGGCGAGCTTGCACTCGTGCTAATCCTTCCATCGTTGATCGCCTTGGCCGCGAGATGGATGCCTCGCACCGCCACGGTTATTTCTTTACTTGTATTTATCGCCGCCGCCGCGTCACTGCTCGTTGATGTTGACCCGCCGGCGCGCGCCTTGGCGGCGCATCCCAGCCTTCGACTGTTCCGATCGTCGTCGCCGCCGGCCGAGTTACGCGATCACGATGTCTCCGACGAGCCCCCTTCGCTCGCCTCCGTTGCCGGGCATGCCTCGCATCCGCCCTGTACGTTGCCACAAGTCCTTACCACGCCGCCCCATCGTTCCATCGTCCTCGTCGTCCTCGAATCCACGGCCGACCAGTACCTCTTCCCCGGCGGTCAGGCGCGATTCCCGAACCTCGCGCGCATCGCCCAGCACGCGATTCGACTGCCCCGCTATTACGCGCCTTCGGGAACCAGCAATCCCTCGATGTTCAACCTGCTCACCGGTCGTCACGCCGTCCCCGCCGAGGAATGGTGGGACACGCCGCGCGATCGCGCCGCCAACGCCCTGCCCCATCTGCTCGCCGCCGCCGGATACGAATCCGCATTTTTCATGAGCGGCTGTTTTCGCTATTTCTTCGACGAACCTCTCTATCGCGGCATGGGCTGGACCGTCTGCGTCGACGGAGACGAGCTCGCGCGCGAGCACGACATTCCCAACGCCCTGCGCGACCCCTCCGGCCATTGCGTGGACGACGCCGTCTCGCTGCTGGACGCATTGCACTTCATCGACGAACGTCTTGAAAAAAACACGCCGACGTTCACGGTGCTCTACACCGGCCTGCCGCACATGCCTTACGACTTTCTCACCGACTCGCCCCATGCGATCCATCGCGGCGAGGGCCTCACCGCCTTCCAGCGATACGAGAACCAGCTCGCCTACGTCGATGCCCTGATCGGCCGGCTTCACGAGCACCTGTTCGAACGCCGATTCTTCGAACGCGGCCTGCTCGTCATCACCGGTGACCACGGCGAAGCGTTCGGCCAGCACGCGAACAACTACGTCCACGGCGCGCACCTCTTCGACGAGAACACGCGTGTGCCGCTGCTGATCGCGCACCCCGCCATCACCGCGCAGACCTGCGAAACACCAGCCTCGCACATTGACTTCGCGCCCACCCTGCTCCAACTGGCCGGTGTCGCGGCGGCCGCGCGGATGGACGGCCGTTCGATCTTCGCCGCCGAGCGGCCCGCGATGATCTTCCTCTCGGCCGCGCACAATGAACTCAAGCTCGGCGCGGTCGATTGGCCCTACAAGGCGATTCACCTGCTGGCGGCAGAGCGAACGATGTTGTTCAACGTCGCCGACGACCCGGGCGAAACGCGCGATCTCGCGGGCGCGACGCCTGAACTCGCCGCGCGCTATCGCCGCTGGATTAAATCGTTTCGCTATCACTACCTGACGCCGGATCGGCTGAAAAACCTGCCGCCGGCGGAGCAGCACTATTGGAACGGTCGACAGGCGATGGCAACGGGCGCATCGCCGTCGCTCGCCGTGGGCTACTTCCGCGAGGCGCTGGCACTTCGACCGGATTACACGGAGGCTCGGCTGGCACTGGCGGAATGCTTCTTTCGCCTGGGCGAACATTGCCAGCGATCAAAACGCACCGACGAGGCGGCGATGCAGTTCAACGAAGCCCTGCGGCTGAATCCCGACCACAAGGAAGCGCGCGCGGCGCTGGGCACGCTGCGCGCGGATTGA
- a CDS encoding Competence protein A, producing the protein MAAKQPVWGIDVGQCSLKAIKLQAAGDGVEMITSDVVEHPSILSEAESDATAMVIQAIETFASRNDLKGAKVVISVPGQQTLTRFTKLPPVDVKKIPDMVQYEASQQIPFDLDEVVWDYQVFQEKDSPDVEVGIFAIRKELIRNYIGYFTDHGIEPFIVQTSPMASYNAARYEDVAETGKAAVLLDMGALGTDLIVMEGERIWSRQLRIGGNQFTKALVTAFKTSFRKAEKLKRTAATSKYARQVFQAMRPAFADLVSEIQRSIGSYTSTRREAHVTRVVGMGNAFLLPGLQKFLQQNLQIQVDRLSTLKKMAIVENDRTPQFKEQVMSFSVAYGLALQGLGLVPVGSNLIPLEVKKSLLWKKKQPWFYASAASLALAAGSLWVSNVMATNQITAAMGGLPAPSPKLATSVDDAMSQLNSIGSEPPLEKAAKVAGAAQKLQSEFSGLDRKLTGDMGFLNTVAKLPQNNILVPRILETVHEAFAEASPSLKSIQDVRAMAEAARQIPRAQRQDVWIERIDMIYDPKDPAQIYGSDNKSSSSLRNPGWYLRIVGGTTDPSPAKWLEESLIKSLNEVGKQPGRGFYFDNIKLEKVTDRQKTQPIAGVTNPQATPTAPGGRSMRGGGARIEDSRGTVTGSSRGRVPGAPSEPSRVIGGTNINEEAARWRNKFLKADPVTGEMDSGDKRFTILICARKSDTPEKMIPDRYKPKPAEGEKKDKPDGG; encoded by the coding sequence ATGGCAGCGAAACAACCGGTCTGGGGCATCGACGTGGGCCAGTGCTCGCTGAAGGCGATCAAGCTTCAGGCGGCCGGCGACGGCGTGGAGATGATCACCAGCGACGTGGTGGAGCATCCGTCGATCCTGTCGGAGGCCGAGTCCGACGCGACGGCGATGGTGATTCAGGCAATTGAGACGTTTGCCTCGCGAAACGACCTGAAGGGGGCCAAGGTCGTCATTTCGGTGCCGGGTCAGCAGACGCTGACGCGCTTCACGAAACTGCCGCCGGTGGACGTGAAGAAGATTCCCGACATGGTGCAATACGAGGCGAGCCAGCAGATTCCATTCGACCTCGATGAAGTCGTGTGGGATTACCAGGTCTTTCAGGAGAAGGACTCGCCCGATGTGGAAGTGGGCATCTTCGCGATTCGCAAAGAGCTGATCCGCAATTACATTGGTTACTTCACCGATCACGGGATCGAGCCGTTCATCGTGCAGACCAGTCCGATGGCGTCGTACAACGCGGCGCGGTACGAGGACGTGGCCGAAACGGGCAAGGCGGCCGTGCTGCTGGACATGGGGGCGTTGGGCACGGACCTGATCGTGATGGAAGGCGAGCGGATCTGGTCTCGGCAGCTGCGTATCGGCGGCAATCAATTCACGAAGGCGCTGGTCACGGCATTCAAAACGAGTTTCCGCAAGGCGGAGAAACTGAAGCGCACCGCGGCGACGTCCAAATACGCGCGGCAGGTGTTTCAGGCGATGCGGCCGGCGTTTGCCGATCTGGTCTCGGAGATTCAGCGGTCGATCGGTTCGTATACCAGCACGCGGCGCGAGGCGCACGTGACGCGCGTCGTGGGCATGGGCAACGCGTTCCTGCTGCCGGGGTTGCAGAAGTTCCTCCAGCAGAATCTTCAGATCCAGGTGGACCGGCTGTCGACGCTCAAGAAGATGGCGATCGTTGAAAACGACCGCACGCCGCAGTTCAAAGAGCAGGTTATGAGTTTCAGCGTGGCCTACGGCCTGGCGCTGCAGGGGCTGGGGCTGGTGCCGGTCGGATCGAACCTGATTCCACTGGAAGTGAAAAAGAGTCTTTTGTGGAAAAAGAAGCAGCCGTGGTTTTATGCCTCGGCGGCGTCGCTGGCGCTGGCGGCCGGTTCGCTGTGGGTCAGCAACGTCATGGCGACCAACCAGATCACCGCGGCGATGGGCGGCCTGCCGGCGCCGTCGCCAAAACTTGCAACCAGCGTCGACGATGCGATGTCGCAGCTGAACAGCATCGGCAGCGAGCCGCCGCTGGAGAAGGCGGCGAAGGTCGCCGGGGCGGCGCAGAAGCTGCAATCGGAGTTTTCGGGGCTGGATCGAAAATTGACGGGCGACATGGGGTTCCTGAATACGGTCGCCAAGTTGCCGCAGAACAATATTCTCGTGCCGCGCATTCTGGAGACGGTGCACGAAGCGTTCGCCGAGGCATCTCCGTCGCTCAAGTCGATTCAGGATGTGCGCGCCATGGCCGAAGCGGCTCGCCAGATTCCCCGCGCCCAGCGGCAGGATGTCTGGATCGAGCGGATCGACATGATCTATGACCCGAAAGATCCGGCCCAGATATACGGCAGCGACAACAAGAGCAGCTCGTCACTGCGCAACCCCGGGTGGTACTTGCGGATTGTCGGTGGCACCACCGACCCCAGCCCGGCGAAGTGGCTGGAAGAGAGCCTGATCAAGTCGCTGAACGAAGTCGGCAAGCAGCCGGGCCGCGGGTTCTATTTCGACAACATCAAACTCGAAAAAGTGACCGACCGGCAGAAGACACAGCCGATTGCGGGCGTGACCAACCCGCAAGCCACTCCGACGGCCCCGGGCGGTCGCAGCATGCGCGGCGGCGGCGCGCGAATCGAAGACAGCCGAGGCACCGTGACGGGTTCATCGCGAGGTCGCGTTCCCGGCGCGCCGTCCGAACCGAGCCGGGTCATAGGTGGGACGAACATCAACGAAGAAGCGGCGCGCTGGCGGAACAAGTTCCTCAAGGCGGACCCGGTTACCGGCGAGATGGATTCCGGTGATAAGCGGTTCACCATTCTGATCTGCGCCCGCAAGAGCGACACGCCGGAGAAGATGATTCCTGATCGGTATAAGCCCAAGCCGGCCGAAGGCGAAAAGAAGGACAAACCGGATGGCGGATGA
- the arcC1 gene encoding Carbamate kinase 1: MKIVVAIGGNALVTPGGTGDIADQFRHSREMAVPLADLVEHGWQVTVTHGNGPQVGSIMRRVEIASTSVYPIDLGLAVADTQAGMGYMIAQTWGNELITRGLARLPAAMVTSVLVDRADPAFANPTKPIGPFLDEAAAKLHEQRDGWHIVEDSGRGYRRVVPSPRPVRIVEIEILKDLVAQGRLLIAGGGGGIPVVQTDNGRYEGVEAVIDKDLTSAIIAAEVDADVLAILTGVDAVYVNYRKPDQQPVRRIGLARLQQLESDGHFAAGSMLPKIRAAVDFLRRSANPSARAVITDWSDLPAALEGRCGTTITREEDSALPTKNRMVTTM, from the coding sequence ATGAAAATCGTGGTCGCCATCGGCGGCAACGCGCTGGTCACCCCCGGGGGCACGGGCGATATCGCAGATCAATTTCGACACAGCCGCGAGATGGCGGTCCCGCTGGCGGATCTGGTCGAGCACGGCTGGCAGGTTACGGTCACCCACGGCAACGGCCCGCAGGTTGGGTCGATCATGCGACGCGTGGAGATCGCTTCGACCAGCGTCTATCCCATCGACTTGGGCTTGGCTGTCGCGGACACCCAGGCCGGCATGGGCTACATGATCGCGCAGACATGGGGCAACGAGTTGATCACGCGCGGCCTCGCACGGCTGCCGGCGGCCATGGTGACAAGCGTGCTGGTGGATCGCGCCGACCCGGCCTTTGCGAACCCGACCAAGCCGATCGGTCCGTTCCTCGATGAAGCGGCCGCGAAATTGCACGAACAGCGCGACGGGTGGCACATCGTCGAAGACAGTGGTCGAGGTTATCGCCGCGTGGTTCCCAGCCCGCGCCCGGTTCGCATCGTGGAGATCGAAATTCTGAAGGACCTCGTCGCGCAGGGGCGGCTGCTCATCGCCGGCGGCGGGGGCGGGATCCCGGTTGTGCAAACCGACAACGGTCGCTACGAAGGCGTCGAAGCCGTGATCGACAAAGACCTCACGAGCGCGATCATCGCAGCCGAGGTCGATGCCGACGTGCTCGCGATTCTGACGGGCGTGGATGCCGTGTACGTGAACTATCGCAAGCCCGATCAGCAGCCGGTGCGGCGGATCGGGCTCGCGCGACTTCAGCAACTGGAGTCGGATGGGCATTTTGCCGCCGGGTCGATGCTGCCGAAGATTCGCGCGGCGGTTGATTTTCTTCGCCGGTCGGCCAACCCCAGCGCCCGCGCGGTCATTACCGACTGGTCGGACCTGCCCGCGGCGCTGGAAGGCCGCTGCGGCACGACGATCACGCGCGAGGAGGATTCGGCGCTTCCCACGAAGAACCGGATGGTGACAACTATGTGA
- the acpS gene encoding Holo-[acyl-carrier-protein] synthase — MRIIGQGMDLIETQRIDRIRQEHPDRFLERILTPGERAYCERRKFPLPHIAGRFAAKEAILKALGTGWRGQIAWTDMEILNDDAGKPNVALSGHTEAVARALGVSRILLSITHTEHYAAASAIAVGE; from the coding sequence ATGAGAATCATCGGCCAGGGGATGGACCTGATTGAAACGCAACGGATCGACCGCATCCGGCAGGAGCACCCGGATCGGTTCCTTGAGCGCATCCTGACGCCGGGCGAGCGGGCCTATTGCGAGCGGCGGAAGTTTCCACTGCCGCACATCGCCGGGCGGTTCGCCGCGAAGGAGGCGATTCTCAAGGCGCTGGGCACGGGCTGGCGGGGGCAGATCGCCTGGACCGACATGGAGATTCTCAACGACGACGCAGGCAAGCCGAATGTCGCATTGAGCGGGCACACCGAAGCCGTCGCGCGAGCGCTGGGCGTGTCGCGCATCCTGCTTAGCATCACACACACCGAGCACTACGCGGCCGCCAGCGCGATCGCGGTCGGGGAGTAG
- the lat gene encoding putative L-lysine-epsilon aminotransferase, translating to MNTSTPVSRNEIAARDVLTDLKKHILVDGFEMVFDLSRSRGSYFFDASTNRTMIDMYGFYASLPIGFNHPHFDRPDVREELLDAAMVKVANSDVYTAAYARFVNTFSRVIGVEDMERYFFIEGGALGVENALKAAMDWKVQKNIAAGRGEFGTDVLHFKNCFHGRTGYTMSLTNTDPNKVRYFAKFDWPRVSAPPIDYSLAEPQRSQRVAADEKQAESEILAAIAARPHKICCIIIEPIQGEGGDRHFRAEFFRTLRRLCDEHEMLLIFDEVQCGMGVTGRNWCFEHFGVRPDVFAFAKKVQLAGIMAGPRLDEIPENVFRKSSRINSTWGGNLVDMVRSTHLLTIYERENLADNARRMGDRFLQQLQNLAAEEPSITAVRGRGLMLAFDLCDADTRNRFWKACWQAGLIVIRSGERSIRLRPVLDVKAELVDEVIGKMREALRTMR from the coding sequence ATGAACACGAGCACGCCCGTATCGCGCAACGAAATCGCCGCCCGCGATGTCCTGACGGATCTGAAGAAGCATATCCTCGTCGATGGGTTCGAAATGGTATTCGACCTCTCGCGCAGTCGAGGCAGCTACTTTTTCGATGCCTCCACGAACCGAACGATGATCGACATGTACGGCTTCTATGCCTCGCTGCCGATCGGGTTCAACCATCCGCACTTCGACCGGCCAGATGTGCGCGAGGAGCTGCTCGACGCGGCCATGGTGAAAGTCGCCAACAGCGATGTGTACACTGCGGCCTACGCGCGATTTGTGAACACCTTCTCCCGCGTGATCGGCGTCGAGGACATGGAGCGGTATTTCTTCATCGAAGGCGGCGCGCTGGGCGTGGAAAACGCGCTCAAGGCCGCCATGGACTGGAAGGTGCAGAAGAACATCGCCGCCGGGCGCGGGGAGTTCGGCACCGACGTGCTGCATTTCAAGAATTGCTTCCACGGGCGCACGGGCTACACCATGTCGCTCACGAACACCGATCCGAACAAGGTGCGCTACTTCGCGAAGTTTGACTGGCCGCGGGTGAGCGCGCCGCCGATTGATTATTCGCTCGCGGAACCGCAGCGCAGCCAGCGCGTCGCCGCAGATGAGAAGCAGGCCGAGTCGGAGATTCTCGCCGCCATCGCGGCGCGGCCGCACAAGATCTGCTGCATCATCATCGAGCCGATCCAGGGTGAGGGGGGCGATCGGCATTTCCGCGCCGAGTTCTTCCGGACCCTGCGACGCCTCTGCGATGAGCATGAAATGCTGCTCATCTTCGACGAAGTGCAGTGCGGCATGGGCGTCACCGGGCGCAACTGGTGCTTCGAGCATTTCGGCGTGCGGCCGGACGTCTTCGCGTTTGCGAAGAAAGTGCAGCTGGCGGGGATCATGGCCGGGCCGCGGCTGGATGAAATTCCCGAAAACGTTTTCCGCAAGAGCAGCCGCATCAACAGCACCTGGGGCGGCAACCTCGTGGACATGGTGCGCTCGACGCACCTGCTGACGATCTACGAGCGCGAGAATCTGGCGGACAACGCCCGGCGCATGGGCGACCGGTTCCTGCAGCAGTTGCAGAATCTTGCCGCCGAGGAGCCGAGCATCACCGCCGTGCGCGGCCGCGGGCTGATGCTGGCCTTTGATTTGTGCGACGCCGACACGCGAAACCGCTTCTGGAAGGCCTGCTGGCAGGCGGGGCTGATCGTGATTCGCAGCGGCGAGCGGTCGATCCGCCTGCGGCCGGTGCTGGACGTAAAGGCCGAACTGGTGGACGAAGTCATCGGCAAGATGCGCGAGGCCCTGCGCACGATGCGCTAA